From the Manis pentadactyla isolate mManPen7 chromosome 15, mManPen7.hap1, whole genome shotgun sequence genome, the window ACACGCTGGGTGCTGGCAAGTGGAACAGAGGAGGTGGGATGGAGAGGACTGGGTGCCCCTTGTGAGCTGTGACCCTTTGCAGCCTCTCACTGGCCTTCTCACCCCAGGTTTTCCCGGCAGAGGTTCAAGTCAGAAGATGCCCCCAAGATTCATGTGGCCCTGAGCATTAGCTTGTTTCTCCTGAACCTGGCCTTCTTCATCAATGTGGGGCAGGGCTCAAACTGGTCCGATGCTACCTGCTGGGCCCGGGGGGCCGTCTTCCACTACTTCCTGCTATGTGTCTTCACCTGGATGGGCCTAGAAGCCTTCCACCTTTACCTGCTCATCATCAAGGTCTTTAACACCTACTTCGGGCACTACTTCCTGAAGCTGAGCCTCGTGGGTTGGGGTAGGTGCAGCCTGGACATGCAGAGGGCGTGGCTGGTGCTGGAAGGTGCAGAAGGGAGACCAGTCTGGGACAGAGAGGAGGAGGCTCCTTCTCTCAGACAGGCTCAGGGCTCAAGGGGTGGGCAGCTGGAGGGGGTCTTGGAGGCGGACATACTGAGGGAGCCCCAGCAATGCCATgcgcctccccctgcccccaggcctgcctgccCTAATGGTCATTGGCACTGGGAGTGCCAACAGCTACGGCCGCTACGCCATCCGTGACAAGAAGAACATTACCACGCTGGAGCTGTGAGTGGTGGCTGTGGGAGCAGGGCTGATATCAGGTCCCTGGCTGCACATGTCGGGGCCACagggaggtggggcaggagggaatCCTGGGAAGAGTACGTCAAGTAATCCTAAGTAAGGCATAGCATCCTCAGATGCAGCTGGCTCGTGGCCTGGAGGGTTAAACTGAGGCCTGAAGAGAGGAAGTATGATGAGAGAGGGGGCctgaggaggagaagggagaacTGGACCGGGAGGCAGGATGCCTACTCTAGCCTGGGCCACCACCAGCTCACTGGCACCTGGTGGGTGAAGGGTAAGCTGGATTTCAGCTCCCACCTGCCCCCTCAGCCAGGTGCCCTTGGGCAGGGCACACCTTGCCCAATATTTGCAGCAGCCTGGTTCTATCTAAGCTCTGCCTCTgagttgctgtgtgaccttgggcaagcccaTCCCCTCCCAGGAccccagtctcctcatctgtacaacAGGGGTCTGATTAACATGTTCTTTCGGGCCTTTCGCCCCTGCAGTGTGCAGGGAGCCCACGGGCTGAGCTGAGACTCTCCCCAGGCGCCCAACCCAGGCTCATGGTTCTGTGCTAAGAAGAGCTGAAGGGGCCTGAGTTGTGTCCCCCCAGTCACAGGGGCTGGAGAGGTGACATAAGTGCATGTGGTGGCCTAGGTGGGGAGAGCAGTAGACTGTCAGTCACATACTCATCTAATAAGCAGTTGATTACTGTCCCTCAGGAGGGTGTCCACAGAGCAACCAGGTGTATGATTTTACAAAAAAGCAGAAATCTGGATCTTTACATGAAAAGCCCTTTTTTAAAGGGCAGTCATTAATCCAGTTATTTACCATATAACATGGGGCAAACAAAACATGTCTTTGGGGCCAAACTGGCCCTTTTGCACTCACTGGTCTAAAGAGACAGCACTCTCATGACTCTCGTTGGAGGgttgggagcccagggctgcctggagaAGAGACATGGAGTCTCATGACAGCCCTTTCGCCAGGAGAGCAGGGCTTTATGGGTAGAGATGGAGGAAGGCATCTTCTTGGTCACAGAAGGTCAGGTAGGGGACACTGCATGGGGCTTGCCAGTCAGGGGTACCTCCACCTTCCTCAGGTGCTGGTTCCGTGAGAAGACTGCCGTCTCTGCCCTCTATGTCACCGTCCATGGCTACTTCCTCATCACCTTTCTCTTCAATGCCGTGGTCCTGGGCCTGGTAGCCTGGAACATCTGCACTCTGTCAAGCTCCACTGCGGGCAAGGAGCAGGGGCAGAACTGGAAGGGGGTCTTCACCATGCTGGGCCTCTCCTGCCTGGTGGGTGTGACCTGGTGGCTGGCCATGCTCACTCCCCTGGGCCTGTCTACCACCTATGTCTTTGCACTGTTCAACTCCCTGCAAGGTGAGGCTCCTGGGCCGCGGAGGGGACCGGCTGCCTCACTGGCACCAGGGGGTGTtgttgggtgggggaggggatggaTGGCAAGAAGCAGGATTCCACTCAGGCTGGCTCAAATCAAGCTGATTTTAAATATCCAGGGCTCACCCACGGACCTCAGGGCAGGAAGGCTGGCTGCCCTCGTGGGAGCTGACACCAGGGTCAGGAAAAGCTACCAAAACCAAAGCAGATACTTACTCCATCTTTTTCTCTGGAGGCACATGTAAGGCTCTCACCTTTACCTCTCTGTGGAAACTTCTTCATTCCTCTCTCCGCTGGTCCATTCCCACCCGTGGCTCCCAGGGGTCTCCCCAGTACGGCTGCCTCTACCTATGTGACTTTTCAGGTCTAGTGCCCGGGGCCTGATGCAGTCTCCTCCCCGAATTTATGATAGTCAAGGATCTGATTGAGCCATCTTGTATCAGGTGTTCATCTCTGGTCCAATCAGCTGTGACCAGGAGGGCAGGGTCACCTGACATGATGGCCACAGGATATGGACAGAGTCTCTAAAGAGCTATGGAGTCAGGAAGAAAATGATTAATGGAGGAAATGATTAACTTTCCTCCACAGGGTCCTTCTTCTGTTACCCCAGCAAAGAGGCAGATGCCCAAGGTGTGGGCCGTGGCTTCCCTGTCTCTGTGCCCCtcacactgtctcacacacagCTTAAAGCAGCATCACAGCCTGACTCTGAGGGAGTAGCTGGGAAGGGGTGACAAGGGCATGCTCTGACTCAGTCTCATCCAACCAGCAGGTCACTAGGAGCCAGGGGTCCTACATCCAGTGGGTGGGAGCCCCCAAAAACAGGGCTGGCTGCCCATGCCTCAGGGGACAGTAGTGGTATTGTGGTTGGCAGCACTGGGGCAGGCAGACCTGGGCTTGGATCCTGGTTCCACTCACCTAAAGCCACTCAGGTCCTCTGATCCAGCCGGCTGTAAAGTTGGAATAATCCCAATATATTTCTCACCAAATTTCATGATGAATGACTGAGATAATGCACGTGAGGGACCTTGTAGGCCTTCAATATGCGGCCACTATGTTAATAACACAAAAGTCATTATTATTAGGCCATCTTAGATGGTCTCCAGACGAAAAATCAAGAGTCCACATCTGGAAAATCCCAGGGGTTAAGGATTGGGGAAAGACCCATCTTGAAACCATGCATTACATCATTATTCTCTCAGAGGTTACCCTTTCTAGTCACACCTGAACACTTCTCTCTATTGAGTTGTGTCAGCTGAATGTGAGTTACTGAAGACTTTATCTTCCTCCCAAACACAAGAGTTCTCAGCACACGTTAACTGTCCTTGAACTCTTCTCAGTATTTGtattgtttagagtttttattgtaaatttcttttaaacacactgtttttatgttttctacCAATTTCTGTACTTACTATAATTTTTACACCTCACACCTGCCCTCTTCTTGCTGCAGTGCATTCTGTAGTAATCCTTTAGAGGCTCGGTGGGAGAAACTGACTGTGGTAGTGGTGGTTTCCTGTGTCCGaaaattcctttattttattctttcttttctgtgatatgcacacacacacacacacacccatatatgAAATGTTATTTCAAGGACTCTATTTTTCATTCCccaaatttctatttggttctttttgcAATGGAGCAACTCCTCCTCCAGACAGCCCATGGCCAGGCCGCTCTCTGTCGGCCCCCTGCCGGCTCACTGAGGCCCTCTCCCCCTAACAGGTGTCTTCATCTTCTGCTGGTTTGCTGGGCTCTACTTCCCTAGCCGGAGCGCCGTGTCCTCCTCTTCTGGCACTGTCCGAGCTGACCAGGCACACACTGTGTCTCGTGAATAGGGGGCTGCCATGTGGCCAGGCAGGGGCCAGCCCCACACTCTGGTCAGTTCTGACTTGCTGCGTGACCTCAGGtggctccctgcctccctctggctTTCCCTGGCTGTACAATGTGTCTGGGGAAGGAGGAGATGGAGACCAAGTTAGACCATCTGGCCTCAAAGAGCTCATCCAGATGCATCGATGGGTCCAACAGTCCACACAAATCCAGGATTGCAGGAGTCTAAAGTTCCTGTAATCCTGAGATCCCCACCAGCACACAGCGATGCCCTGACCCCTGCCTTCACAGCACAGCAGCCAGCCTCTGCCGTTGCCCACCTTCTGGTCTCACTAAGGGCCTGTGCCCACATAGTGGAGTTTCTTGCTGGCTCAGCCCCTTAAAGAACCAcagcctcttccttcctccctcttgtCACTGCCCTGCCCCAGCCTCACCCTCGGGCTGCCTGTATGTGAGGGGCATTTGGGAGGTGGCCATCCcttcaggtgctgggcagctgtggacTGGAGGTTTGTTTGGGGGTCAGTTGGTTGGTGCCCCCAGCCAACCTTCTCCTGGTCTTGGCCAGTCCCCGAAGAGCCTATCTTTACCGAAGAGCACTTATTCAGGGGGCTGCCAGACCTCCAGGTATCTGGGGACACTGAATTTCAGAGAATGCCACTATGCTTGTGATACCTCATGCAAGGCCTCCAGCCCCACTCTGACTGCCACATGGGTGGCCCGACCTCTGATCTGCTGTCATGGTGGGGTGGAGGGCAAATGGTCCAGGGCTCTGCACACcagagggcccagggcccagggcagtgGAGAGGACTTTGCTGACCAGAGACAAGGTGGGTGATTCCCCCAGAATCTGAGGTCCTATAGACTGGGCACTTCGACAGCTTCTCTGGCTGGTTCAGCCCGGCCTGAGCCTGGTGTGTTCCAGGCCCTGAATAAACATTGCGGGATGAATAGCTAGATGTGTGAGTTTGGCACCGGCCTAACAGGGCTCTGAGTCAAGGGCGTGTCTGAGGCCTGACCAAGCATGGGTATGTCACCTCCTGAGCCTGGACCTTCATTTCACAACCGTGTGCTGGTTTCCTCAGTAGTAaacaaaaagagacagaaataataGATAGGGAGAGACAGACCGAGTGAGAGGATTAACTAACAGAGAGACTGGTAAActaacacaaagaaaacagagagaagggGACAAATGCAGAAAGGCAGCAGCCCCCCTGGCCTGCCCCCAGAGCAATGGTGTCTGTCCCCCTCTCTGGAGCCCCACCCTACACCAGCACGCTACTCCAGCCTTAACCTACTAACCATGGGGAAATCTCACCATCCCGACTCAACCCCACCCTTTCCAGTGTGCTTTGCTGACAGTCAAGCACTAGTGCAGGTGAGAAACTATCATTACTGGAccctcccccacagcccctgGGCTGCCCGCCCACATCCTCCTCCCAGATCCATGTCCTAACACACACTACAGAGGCTGCCCCTGCTTCTCCCTCATCCTGACCAGCAAACATGAAAGACAGGAAGGCCAGGGCTCTGGTATGCAAAGTGCTGTGTTCCTGGAAGGGAAATTCTAGGGTGTGGACATTGCATCAGTTGAGCCACATTATCAGTATTTGTGGACAGACTTGCTGAGTTTTTGAGCTTGTCTTCACAAACATCTGTTTCTCACGCTGAAGGTCTTGGTTCCCTTACCACAAAGTCTCAGAGTTACCAACCTGTGCCCAGAAAGAAAGGCTGATTCAGGGTCTGGcaggtctgggttcaaatcctggctcttctACTTAGGGGCTGTGAACCCTGGGCATGTCACTGCACCTCTCTGAGCCCTAGGTTTCCCCTCTGTAAGATGGGAATCATCAAGTCCTTGTCTTATGCTGAGAGCACTGAGGTGACAGAGGTAAAGTGCCTGGCACTGCCTCAGCAGGGGGGCTCCCCAAGACACCACCCTCCCCTAAACACCAGGCTTGAAGAAAAATCCGGTGGAATCTTTGTGTAAAGCCTAACGCTCTGCAACCTGTATGTAAAATAGGAGGGGTGTGAAGGTTAAAGCTTCCAGATTCCTTcaacagctctgcccagtgtaGGGAAGAGGAAGTGGAGTCCCGGGGAGTCCCAGCAACCTGCCCAAGGCCAGTCTGCAAGCCGGGCTTACACAGGGCTGGGGCCTCCCTGGGTTGCCAATGCTTCCTCCCAAAGCATTTTCTGCGTTCGAGAACTGTCACTTCATCCCTAACCCCCAAGTCTCAAGGGAAACCCTAGACTCTGGCTTTCCTGGTCATGCTCAGTGGGGAGTGGGTTCAACAAAACTGCAAGCCCCGGATGGGCTGGGTTTCCTGGTGCAGACAGAGAGGGCAGAACTGGAGATGTGGCTAATGATGGCGGGGATGGGTTCCTTTTCCGGCTGGCTCTCTACCACAGGGccaggcaggggcagagggggtGAGGTCCCTCATTACCGGGCGTCACCGCAAAATCGGGTCCGAGAGCCAAAACGAGCACATGCTAAGGCCAGGTGGGGACATGGCAAAAATACCCCCCAAAGCCCGGCGCAGGGGGCGCAGGTGAACAGTCCTTGTCATCACATCTTCACAACAGCGACCTGGGAGGTGGACAGCACCATGGTTATGAGCACGAACTCACAGGTCAGCCTGTCTGGACCAAATTCTACCTTGGGCCCATTCCTCACCTACGGAACCTGTAAAGCAGGGAAAGCAGTGTCTGCCCCACAGGGCTGATGAAGGCTCAGAAGAGTTACTGGCTGACAGGGTAGCCCCGCGCCTGGCCCACCTGGCCTGGTGTGTTTGTGACTAAGCCGGAGCTTTGCCTCGGCCACCACGCTATTAGGCCCTGGGCTGCAGTATGCAGGAGGACCCCCACCATGCCTCATGCCTGGTTCTTTCTGTTCTGCCCcaattccttctttctttgtatatttcattACAATATACCAAATACATAGGAAATAAGAAGACTTATTTGCTCTGTGCTCCCAGATAATTCAATATCAAAGGATAAACATTCTCACCAATTAATCTATGAATACAATCCAATTCCAATAAGATTCCAAATGATTTCTTTAGGCTTTCCAAAaacatattctaaaatttatacggAGGCCTCAAATAGCCAAGTCAATCTTAATAAAATAGGGCGTACAAGGATGAGTTGACCTGTAGATATAAagatattataaagccatagagGTAAATCCGACTTGGGGTCTGTGCAGGGACAGGAGTGAAGGCCAGTGAAACAGAACAGAGGGCTCAGTGGCCGACTTATGTACACCCGGAGGCCTTAATACATGACAAGATGGGTGGTGTGATGATGGTGTTCGAAAATTGGCTCATtatgtgaagaaaaataaaacaggatctTTGCCTAACTCCTCATACAGAGATGGGCTCCAGGCAGAGTAAGGTTCTGGGACGGTAGAATGATAAAGTTAATGTAGGAAAATACTTTTGTGACCTAAGGGTTAGGAAGGACTTCTCAAAAATTCATAAGCACAAACACATTAGACTAAAACCTGGTAAATTAAATTACATCAAAATTAAGGTTTTCTGTTTAATGAAGGACACCCCAGGGCAATGTTGGCAGACAGAATTGGGGTAAACAGAATTGGGGGAGTCATTTGCAATATCCAAAACCAGGAATTCACATCCAGAAGTCCTGTAGATCAAAACAAGGACACTTCTCCAATAGAGAAAAATGGGCTGagattttaaaagacaatttCAGAGGAGGAAACAGCTAAAACTAACAATTAGCACATAAAGACACCTTTAACATCATTAGTAATCTGACACATGTATATTAAAATGGCAGTGAGCTCGTACTGTATCTCTATGAAGCTGGTAAGCATTAGGAGGCTGGGTAAGTGCTGGCCCAGGCAGGGTATTAGGCTCCCTTGTGCACTGTGGAAGGCAGGAGAGTgcaggtttttcacttcctggaAAAAAATGGGGCGCTGCTCACTCAGCGATCCTCCTCCTTTATTTATCCCAAAGGAACACTCTTACAGGTCTAGAAGGGACATGATTGATGACATCTTGGCATTATTTGTAGAGGAAGGGAGTCGGTGGCAGACCAAGGTGTCCAACCCTGGGAGGAGTAAAGAGATAATTAGTGTGGCTCCATACTGTAGACACacggcaacatggatggatcttaaaAACACAGTTCTCAATGAAAATACAAGAGACAGGAGAGATCCTGACACAATGTGGTTTATACAGATTAAAAATAGTGGTAGGCAAAACAATGatcattttgggggaaaaaaacacctcAGAATGTTTGCCTATAGGGGTCAGGGAATGGGAGATGGGTATAGGAATAAAagggaacaaataaataaataaaaatggaacgaGAGGAAAAAAGAAGTCTGTGTGTGTTCCATTCTACCAGCCTAACATTCcacctgttttccttttctgattcCCTTTCTGCCCTCATCCCACGTGAATTCCCCACAGAGCTAATCCCAGGGCATGCGCCACACGCTGTCTCAAGACCTTTGCCTCAGTCTAATTTATCCAACCAGAACTTAAAATCATTCTTTATTACTGAAAATTGAGGTGCTTGCGATGTTTCTACCAGTAACAGCAACTCTGTAACCTTGTCAGGACGTTGGCAGCatttctccacacacacaccccatactCCAAGGGCTGCATTATGCCTTTCACAGGTTCCTTCCTCCAAAAACAAAAgagtaaaaattatattttataattgcttTGGTATACAGATGAATATAATCCAGGGTGGACTCataattatatattcattattagtttactaattttttcttctgaatttaaaagaaattacacATTTTCATGGGCCGCTAGCCTAGTAGATACGTTTTCCCTGTCCAGTGAATTATATACTAAATCAGAGGCCCAGCTTGGGCTAGAACCTAGGACTCA encodes:
- the ADGRG3 gene encoding adhesion G protein-coupled receptor G3 isoform X1, which codes for MVTQRALGVRLLLLALLLVSGEEESKTSLEQPRNVCLGLINKDQYEPFYLENTAQCFTKCGQRESEPCDLGNLQRYWLKYETYLVEKTLVETVNMSFMKAFVKNVNTSISEDLYFSLTPSQIPRQVAVDEDEHSDRVRLPRSLFETLQGNQSVIRLAVMVLDIGRGNLFKGPQFSQEDGHSVLNNHLVGLSLGGTPVTRLAEPLQMTFFHQLQPPNVTLSCVFWDVTKGSTGDWSSKGCSTELRATGTVCRCDHLTFFALLMRPILDQATVKALIRISQAGCGASMIFLAFTVVLYAILRFSRQRFKSEDAPKIHVALSISLFLLNLAFFINVGQGSNWSDATCWARGAVFHYFLLCVFTWMGLEAFHLYLLIIKVFNTYFGHYFLKLSLVGWGLPALMVIGTGSANSYGRYAIRDKKNITTLELCWFREKTAVSALYVTVHGYFLITFLFNAVVLGLVAWNICTLSSSTAGKEQGQNWKGVFTMLGLSCLVSSSSAGLLGSTSLAGAPCPPLLALSELTRHTLCLVNRGLPCGQAGASPTLWSVLTCCVTSGGSLPPSGFPWLYNVSGEGGDGDQVRPSGLKELIQMHRWVQQSTQIQDCRSLKFL
- the ADGRG3 gene encoding adhesion G protein-coupled receptor G3 isoform X2 — its product is MVTQRALGVRLLLLALLLVSGEEESKTSLEQPRNVCLGLINKDQYEPFYLENTAQCFTKCGQRESEPCDLGNLQRYWLKYETYLVEKTLVETVNMSFMKAFVKNVNTSISEDLYFSLTPSQIPRQVAVDEDEHSDRVRLPRSLFETLQGNQSVIRLAVMVLDIGRGNLFKGPQFSQEDGHSVLNNHLVGLSLGGTPVTRLAEPLQMTFFHQLQPPNVTLSCVFWDVTKGSTGDWSSKGCSTELRATGTVCRCDHLTFFALLMAGCGASMIFLAFTVVLYAILRFSRQRFKSEDAPKIHVALSISLFLLNLAFFINVGQGSNWSDATCWARGAVFHYFLLCVFTWMGLEAFHLYLLIIKVFNTYFGHYFLKLSLVGWGLPALMVIGTGSANSYGRYAIRDKKNITTLELCWFREKTAVSALYVTVHGYFLITFLFNAVVLGLVAWNICTLSSSTAGKEQGQNWKGVFTMLGLSCLVSSSSAGLLGSTSLAGAPCPPLLALSELTRHTLCLVNRGLPCGQAGASPTLWSVLTCCVTSGGSLPPSGFPWLYNVSGEGGDGDQVRPSGLKELIQMHRWVQQSTQIQDCRSLKFL
- the ADGRG3 gene encoding adhesion G protein-coupled receptor G3 isoform X3, with protein sequence MVTQRALGVRLLLLALLLVSGEEESKTSLEQPRNVCLGLINKDQYEPFYLENTAQCFTKCGQRESEPCDLGNLQRYWLKYETYLVEKTLVETVNMSFMKAFVKNVNTSISEDLYFSLTPSQGPQFSQEDGHSVLNNHLVGLSLGGTPVTRLAEPLQMTFFHQLQPPNVTLSCVFWDVTKGSTGDWSSKGCSTELRATGTVCRCDHLTFFALLMRPILDQATVKALIRISQAGCGASMIFLAFTVVLYAILRFSRQRFKSEDAPKIHVALSISLFLLNLAFFINVGQGSNWSDATCWARGAVFHYFLLCVFTWMGLEAFHLYLLIIKVFNTYFGHYFLKLSLVGWGLPALMVIGTGSANSYGRYAIRDKKNITTLELCWFREKTAVSALYVTVHGYFLITFLFNAVVLGLVAWNICTLSSSTAGKEQGQNWKGVFTMLGLSCLVSSSSAGLLGSTSLAGAPCPPLLALSELTRHTLCLVNRGLPCGQAGASPTLWSVLTCCVTSGGSLPPSGFPWLYNVSGEGGDGDQVRPSGLKELIQMHRWVQQSTQIQDCRSLKFL